GTTACAActaatcatttttttaacataacttattgtcaagttagctaacatacagtgtatacagtgtgctcttggcttcaggagtagattcctgtgattcatcatttacatacaacaacacccagtgctcatcccaacaagtgcccttctcagtgcccatcacccatttctgccccccttcccatcaaccctctgtttgttctctgtatttaagagtctctcatggtttacCTTTCTctctatttgaaactattttttccccttctcttcccccagggTCTACTGTTAAGGTTCtcaaattccacacgagtgaaaacatatgatatctgtctttgtctgactgacttattttacttagcataaatACAGCTAATGACTTTAAGGAAATGAGCATAGACATGTGGCCATGGACACATTttgttacatgtaagtgaatTGTTATGTGAtacttatttgattttaaaaagctcatgTAGCATCCATTTAGTTTTTCCTATATTTGTTTTGTGGCATAGAGGGATGCCTGGATAATCTATATGAATATGCGCataaatatttcttacattttacaATTTCATAAAGTGCACTTTGTTTAGAACACTTCCTTCAGTGGTCTTATGTGATGTTCTATGAACATGAAAACAAGGCTCATTCCAGATGTAAGTCACTGTCTTTAAGATACAGTCGTCCAAAAGTatttacctttgttttgttttgttttgttttgttttgtcgtGCTTTGGGTTTTCTGATAGACACTTTGTGTTCCATAGCTCTGAGATTTTTGCaaatcttcttcttctctctctttgtataCTTTGGTAAAATCATTTATACCTAAATTCCCTGAGAGACAAGCTCAAACATGTCTCTCTTTTTGTCGAACCATCTCTTTAGGCTCCATTTAATTTGATTCTTTGCACTAAAAACCATGAAACAAAATAGGACTTATAATTACAACTTGACTCCAACTCATAatcaatacaaagaaatacatatagACATCCTTGAACTCATTACATTGCTTTCTTGCTTGTTGCTATGGTTGACTTTAAATTTTGTTCAAGACCACAATTTCTAACAATAATCTCTAATAGTGTATGCTTAATCTGTTATTCAGTTTTCACATTAAGTTATAAgatcaaatgaaaaagaataacatagAGAATGTtgccaacatatttttttttcgcAATCTGGTGATGATTAAATGCAGACTACTTGCTGCTTTatctatcttctatttcttttacacTGGTTGAGAAAGTCTTATAACACCTAGGGTTTTGGATTTATATGCTCAAGCACTAGACAATGCCAGTCCAGTTCCTTTCAATTCTTAGGTGAAGAAATCAGTAAATACTTCCCATCTTCTTCTTTTCACAGACTCCGGGCACAGCATGTCTTTAAAAGAGTGTCAAGTCTTTGCTTCTCTGATTTACGTCTATGAGTTAAATCAAATTCTAATTGGCCTACATCTGCACATGCAAAACAGTGTGTTACACAAGCATCTCACTTTTCCCTGAATGGAAACATCAGTCCATGACTTCATCTTCTAAAGGATGTCAGGGATTTGAATTGGTGCCTCAGCTTGCTCATTAACATCTCCCTGAAGTGATCTCCCATAAGGAAGTAGAAGACAGGGTTGACGGTGCTGTTCAGAAAGGCCAAAGGCCGAGTCACAATGTATAAGGAGTTGATGGTGGCCTGAGCACAGTGGGACTGCTTCCACTTTCCCAGGCGTGAAGCAATCCTCACATTCCGCATGATGTGGTAGGGAGTAAAAAGCACGGAGAAGATCACAACTGCCATGATGACTAAGGTGAGGGGCTTTTCAAAGGGCAAAGCAGTAGCAAGCTGTATGCTCCTCTGCTTTAAGAACAGAGCAAtcttgaaataaaagaaacacatcaCCAAAAGAGGAATGAGGAATCCCAAGAAGGTTAGACACATGCTATAAATGAGGTTGTATTTGGGGTCCCCAGAGCTTGCATAATCAATACAGTTGGTGCCATTGACAGCTATATTTGGATGTATAAGAGAAAGTATGGGCAGGAGCTCTAGGGTTACTAAAACCCAAATACCCAAAGAGATTAAAACAGCGAACTCTTTCTTTTGCAGAAAGTGTTCTCGGAAAGGATGCTTCATGAGCAGGTATCGATCAATGCTGATAAAAGTCAGAAAAAGGATGCTCGTGTAGAGGTTGGCATGAAGCACATATCGGTTGGTTATGCAGAGCACATCCCCATATGTCCACTTTCCTTGAGAATAACTTCTTATCAGCATGGGGAGGGTGCACAAGAAAGCCAAGTCTGAGATAGAGAGGTTAAAGAGATAAATGTTACTGCTATTCCAGTTCTTCAGACAGAAGAGGTAGCCAAACACAACAGTTGTATTTGCAAGGACTCCCACAACAAACTCGATCccataaaaaatggaaaggtagTACTTTTCCAGGGAAATCTCTGCTGCCAGCCAATTTTGGCAAGTTTCATTCCACGcctaaggaagagagagaaaagagaaggttgAAACACCAGCTTATGCCTAATGACAAAACTGCAcataagtaataattaaaaaaaaacacttaaaacttgAACTATGAAAGGTTAGTAAGgagtgcacatacatacac
The Panthera tigris isolate Pti1 chromosome C2, P.tigris_Pti1_mat1.1, whole genome shotgun sequence genome window above contains:
- the SUCNR1 gene encoding succinate receptor 1, producing MQIRLHYVQRHSLGLEALSGCWQRVSVKGSGPSNRMAWNETCQNWLAAEISLEKYYLSIFYGIEFVVGVLANTTVVFGYLFCLKNWNSSNIYLFNLSISDLAFLCTLPMLIRSYSQGKWTYGDVLCITNRYVLHANLYTSILFLTFISIDRYLLMKHPFREHFLQKKEFAVLISLGIWVLVTLELLPILSLIHPNIAVNGTNCIDYASSGDPKYNLIYSMCLTFLGFLIPLLVMCFFYFKIALFLKQRSIQLATALPFEKPLTLVIMAVVIFSVLFTPYHIMRNVRIASRLGKWKQSHCAQATINSLYIVTRPLAFLNSTVNPVFYFLMGDHFREMLMSKLRHQFKSLTSFRR